In the genome of Candidatus Falkowbacteria bacterium, the window CCAAGCGCCGCATCATGCTCGGCACCTACGCGCTCTCGGCCGGCTATTTCGATGCTTACTATCTCCAGGCACAGAAGGTGCGTACTAAGATAAAAGAAGAGTTTGACAAAGTCCTGGCCGAGGTCGACTTCCTGCTGACCCCGACTTCGCCCCACCCGGCTTTCAAGATCGGGGAACAGGCGGCTGATCCATTGAAAATGTACCTCGAAGATATTTTTGTCACCGGCGCATCTTTGGCCGGGTTGCCCGCCTTGGCCATCCCGTGCGGCACGGCTCACGGCTTGCCGGTTGGCTTGCAGCTGATCGGCCGGGCTTTCGAGGAATCGACCCTGCTGTCCGCCGCTCATCACTACCAGCAGGCGACCGCATGGCACAAGAACAAACCTAAACTTTAAAATAAGAGTATGAATCAAGGAGAAAAGCCACTCGGCCAGGCCACTGCCAAACTGACGATTGTCGTCTTGGCACTCGTCTTGGTCACGGCTGTCGGGCTATGGATCGCCCAGAAGAAGATTCCGTCAATCACCCCGATCGAGCAGATAGCTACCTCGACCGCCGATAATGGACAGCTTGACCAGGCAAAAGAAGCCGAGCTGCAGAAGACCGGCAGTTTCGATGAGTCGAAGTTGGGCAAGGTTTTGCCAGTGCGGCTTGCCGATGACAAAGATCACGTCTGGGGCAGTTTGAGCGCCAAAGTGGTGATGATCATCTATGATGATTTCGAGTGCCCGTTCTGCGCGGATTATTATGATACCGTCGAGAAGGCCAAGGCCGAATTCGGCGACAAGCTGGCCGTAGTCTTCCGGCACGCGCCTCTTATAAATATCCACGCTTACGCCCTGAAGGCAGCTGAGGCTAGCGAGTGCGCGGCCGAACAGGGCAAGTTCTGGGAGATGTATGGCAAGCTGTTCGCTGACAACAAGGCTGGCCGGATGTACGACAAGCAGTTCAAGGACGATGCCAAGGCGATCGGCCTGGATCAGGCTAAATTCAACCAGTGTTTGGACACCGGCAAGTATAAGGACAAGGTGATAAATGAGATGATAGAGGCCAAGACCTTTAACGTCAACGGCACGCCGACGACCTTCATTAATGGCGAGATAGTGGTGGGAGCTAATCCTTACGAGGATTTGGTTGCCAGCGATGGCCGGAAGATCGAAGGGCTCAAAAATATCATCACTAGACAACTGCAGAAATAATTAGTATCATAGAAAACGCCTGCTTCTGGCGGGCGTTTTCATTTGGAGAGATCGCATAGTGGTCGAGTGCGCTCGCTTGGAAAGCGGGTAAGCTGTAAAAGGCTTCGAGGGTTCAAATCCCTCTCTCTCCGCCAAATAAATCAGACCCCATTATGGGGTCTGATTTATTTTGTGAAGACGGGAGGGTAAGAATTCTCGCTTGATAATAGGCGGATGTCAATCAGAAATAATAATAGTGATAGTCTAGATATTAAATGAAAGGTTTTTGAAATGATCAAAGGGGCTTCCGCCCTGCCTGCCTGCCGGCAGGTAGGTTCAAATCCCTCTCTCTCCGCACATAAAGCAGCCCGGAAATTGTCGGGCTGTTTTTAATATTTTGTTAATGCAGGTGGTTTATGATGAAACATAAACTAATATAATCATATGAGAAAAATCATTGTTCTGACTTTTATAACGCTCGATGGCGTCATGCAGGCGCCTGGCGGCCCCAAGGAAGATACTTCGGGCGGTTTCAAATTCGGCGGGTGGACAGTCCCATATTTTGATGAGTTCGCAGGCAAAGTCATGAGTGAACAAATGAAAGGGAAGTACGACCTTCTTCTTGGAAGAAAAACTTTCGAAATATTTGCAGGCTATTGGCCGCAGCATACGGAAGAGTGGCCTCAAGTCAATCAAATCACAAAATATGTTGTCACTAAAACCCTTAAGAACCCTGCCTGGGAGAATACCGTGGTTATCAAAGACGATGTCGTGAATGAGATAAGAAAGCTCAAAGAGCAGGACGGGCCGGCGTTGCAAGTGCATGGGAGCGGTAACTTGATCCAAACGCTTTTGAAGAACGATTTGGTCGATGAATTGTGGCTCAAAATATTTCCCATCACGCTCGGTTCGGGAAAACGTTTGTTCGCTGAGGGCGTCATCCCCGCGGCCTTCACTCTCGTGGAGTCTCAAGCATCACCCAGCGGAGTCATCATCGCTTCTTATAAACGAGCAGGCGAAGTAAAAACCGGCTCGTTTTAATGCAGAAGCAATTTGTCCTCTGAGATTCTTTTGTGCTATGAAAATTGAGTTTCGCGCCAAGTCATGCTAACTTTAAATTGTTAGCATTTATCAAAATATCTATGTTCAAAGAAAAGACTGTCCTAGTAACCGGCGGTTCGAGCGGTATCGGCAAAGTCGCTGCGATTTTGTTCGCTCAGCAAGGAGCGGACGTCGTGATTACGTACAAGAGTAATAAGGAGGGCGCCAAAGACACAGTCAAGGAAATAAGGAAATTGAAAAGAAAGGCCATTGCTATCAAGGCGGACCTAATCAAAGAAGGCAATGCCAAGCGGGTAGCGGAGAAGGCGCTTGAAAAATTCGGCAAAATCGACGTCCTGGTTAATAATGCCGGGCGGTATATCGACGGCGACGAATGGGATGGCGAATCGAAAGTCTGGATAGAGTCGTTGGGTCAAAATTTGGTCTCAGTAATGAATATGTCGAAATATGCCGCGGAGGCATTCAAGCGGCAAGGCAGGGGCGTGATAGTGAATGTCGCTTCCGAACTCGGACACTCCGGCAGCGCAGATGCCATTTCCTATGGCGCAGCCAAGGCCGGCATCGTGAATGTCACTAAAGCCTACGCTAAATTATTATCTTCATCGAATGGCCGCGCTAATTCGGTTTCTCCCGGCGCAGCCAACGTCGGCTATTGGCTGACGGCGCCGAAAGAGGAGTTGGAAGAGCGCATCGCCCGGACTCCGAATCATCGCTTGGTCGAGCCAGCGGAGGTTGCCCAAAAGATAGCATATCTGGCGTCAGACGAAGCTAGCGCAATCAATGGCCAGGATTTTCTGATCGAATAGCCATTGTCGTAAAAAATCAATAATTTCTTCAAATAAAAAACAGCCACCGGTTACCCAGTGGCTTGTGTTGCATAGAGTGTTGATCATTGCGACCAGTCGTAGACGTAGACGTCCAGTCCGTTCGCAATCAGCGGTTCTTGAGGATATCGGAGTATCCGTTTTTCTCCAGCCATTCGCGCTGGTTCAGCCGGCCGGAGCTAGCGTCATAGATGACGAGCGCCAGCCAGAGCAGGAGCAGCAGAATAGTGGCCGTCTTTTCGCCAGACCTGCCATAAAGGTAGGTGACCGGCAACAGGATGGCCAGGAGGTAGAGAAACAGCGGCACGATTGCCAGGTTGTGGTAGATGTCCACTGCTTGGCCGAGCTGCCAGTTCGAGTTGGCCAGAACGCCGACTTCGATAATAACGCCGAGCCCCAGGCAGACGAACGCCAGGGCCAGATGCAAGAGGTCGGAGGTCAGCCAAGAGGGCAGGATGTGCACCCGTTTCAGGACGGTCACGGCGATCAGGATGATGACGATCAGACCGATGTCGCCATAGCGGGCGGCGTGCGAGACGTTGTAGGAAAAGCCTTCGAGCGTCTCCCGTCCGGCGTCGATGACGAAGCCGGTCAAGAGATAGAGCAGGAGTGCTAACCCCCAGATGGGCAATTGATAAAGTGCATTATGCATGGCAAAGCCTCCTTTCGGGCGTTTTTTTGGTGTTTTTGCTAAGCAAAGATTCTTCACCATACTATAAAATAGCCTTATTGTCAATTAAAATCACCAATATCCATCGGCCTCCCGCTTGTATTGACATTTTGGCTGATTTTTGCTATGATTACCCGCGTAAGTGTTTCTCAGTAAGTTTTCTATTTCTTGTCATACAAATGCGAGAGTAGAGGCGAAGAGAAGGTCGCCTTACATTTTATAAAATATAAGTTTGCAAACTTGTATGGCAAAGAAGTTATACGTCGGCAACTTGTCTTATAGCTCCACTGAGCAGTCTCTTCGCGAGGCTTTCGCTCCGTTCGGTGCTATCACTTCAGTGAGCATCATCACTGATAAGATGACTGGCCGCTCTAAGGGTTTTGGTTTCGTCGAAATGGATAATGACGACGAGGCACAGCAGGCAATCGATGCTATGAACGGCAAAGAAGTCGATGGCCGCACCCTGACCGTTAACGAGGCTCGTCCAATGACTGAGCGCCCACCTCGCCGTGATTTCAATCGCGGTGGCGGTGATCGCGGAGGTTTCGGCGGCGGCAATCGTGAACGTCGTTCCAGCTGGTAAACATCAGTAGTTAACGATAAAAAAAGTCCCGGATAATCCGGGACTTTTTTGTATGTCGGAAATATTGGCGCTAGCCGAGATTCTTGAGCAATGACATGATGACGATGCCCAAGATGATGCCGCAGAACTGCTGCAGGGTCTTGGAGAGGGCGGTGTGCTTCTTCAACTCTGGAATCAGGTCGGCAGTGGCGATGTAAATGAAGCCGCCGGCGGTTATCGGCAGGATATAATCGGTCAGATTCGGAATCCTGGTGCTCAAGAGCAGGGTCAGGGCCGCGCCGATGACTGAAAGCAAAGAAGAAAGAAAATTATATGTCAGGGCCTTGGCGCGCGTGTAGCCGGAGTGGATTAGGACGCCGAGGTCGCCAATCTCTTGTGGGACTTCGTGTGCCAGGACGGCGATCAAGGTGGCCAGCCCCAAAGGGATACTGACCAGGAAAGCGCCAGCGATGACTGCGCCGTCGATGAAGTTATGCAAGGCGTCGCCGACCAGATTCATTACGCCCAAGGTTTTGTTATGCTCGCATTCTTCGTGGTTGTGGCAGTGGTGCCAGTGGACGATTTTTTCTAAGACGAAGAACATCAAAACGCCAACCAGGAAGAGGTACCAGATCAGGAGTTTGCCGTCGGCCTTCTCGGCGGCTTCGGGCAAAAGATGGATGGCGGCGTCGCCTAGCATCGTGCCGGCTGACAGGCTGACCAGAAACATGATTACGCGTTCGGTCTTGGATTCGGAAAAGAAGAGGAAGAAGATCCCAATCAAGGAAGCGGCCGAAACCAAAAAGACGCTGCCGAAAATGTAGAGGTAAAGTGACATTCGTTATATTGATAATTACTTTAATTGTAGCACAAAACCCCTTTTGACCTAAGGGGTTTAATGCCATATAATGGTAGCACTAATAACTGATTTGGCAATATGGACTTTTCTCTTGACAAAAATAAGATAAATCTGTCTGGTGATGTTATTTTGCGGCGAGCCGGTTATGGCTTTATCCATGACAGTAAAACCGGCAAGGACAGTTATGTCCGACGCATGACCCGGGATTTCTACCCGCGCCTACATATGTACGTCAAGGAAGACCAGCAAAGCGTCGTTTTCAGCCTGCATCTGGATCAGAAGCGGGCTAGCTACCAAGGCAGCCACATGCACAATGCCGAATATGACGGACCGATCGTGGCCGGGGAAGTAGAGCGGCTGAAGCAGGTGGTTATGGGATTGTTGTCCCAGCCAGCTCCAGGGGCGCAGCCGGAATCAGAGAAGAAATGGTATAAGTTCTGGTAGGTTTTAAATTTAAATCCCAAGTTTCAAATAGACAATGAATCCCTCAGATGAAGTAAAAGCCAAACTCGACCTCGTGGATGTCATCCGCGGCTACATCGACCTCAAACCGGCCGGTGTGAATTTTCGCGCCAATTGCCCGTTCCATCGCGAGAAGTCTCCTTCATTCATCGTCAGTCCGGACAAGCAGATCTGG includes:
- a CDS encoding dihydrofolate reductase family protein, which gives rise to MRKIIVLTFITLDGVMQAPGGPKEDTSGGFKFGGWTVPYFDEFAGKVMSEQMKGKYDLLLGRKTFEIFAGYWPQHTEEWPQVNQITKYVVTKTLKNPAWENTVVIKDDVVNEIRKLKEQDGPALQVHGSGNLIQTLLKNDLVDELWLKIFPITLGSGKRLFAEGVIPAAFTLVESQASPSGVIIASYKRAGEVKTGSF
- a CDS encoding RNA-binding protein, whose translation is MAKKLYVGNLSYSSTEQSLREAFAPFGAITSVSIITDKMTGRSKGFGFVEMDNDDEAQQAIDAMNGKEVDGRTLTVNEARPMTERPPRRDFNRGGGDRGGFGGGNRERRSSW
- a CDS encoding ZIP family metal transporter; protein product: MSLYLYIFGSVFLVSAASLIGIFFLFFSESKTERVIMFLVSLSAGTMLGDAAIHLLPEAAEKADGKLLIWYLFLVGVLMFFVLEKIVHWHHCHNHEECEHNKTLGVMNLVGDALHNFIDGAVIAGAFLVSIPLGLATLIAVLAHEVPQEIGDLGVLIHSGYTRAKALTYNFLSSLLSVIGAALTLLLSTRIPNLTDYILPITAGGFIYIATADLIPELKKHTALSKTLQQFCGIILGIVIMSLLKNLG
- a CDS encoding SDR family oxidoreductase, which encodes MFKEKTVLVTGGSSGIGKVAAILFAQQGADVVITYKSNKEGAKDTVKEIRKLKRKAIAIKADLIKEGNAKRVAEKALEKFGKIDVLVNNAGRYIDGDEWDGESKVWIESLGQNLVSVMNMSKYAAEAFKRQGRGVIVNVASELGHSGSADAISYGAAKAGIVNVTKAYAKLLSSSNGRANSVSPGAANVGYWLTAPKEELEERIARTPNHRLVEPAEVAQKIAYLASDEASAINGQDFLIE
- a CDS encoding thioredoxin domain-containing protein, with the translated sequence MNQGEKPLGQATAKLTIVVLALVLVTAVGLWIAQKKIPSITPIEQIATSTADNGQLDQAKEAELQKTGSFDESKLGKVLPVRLADDKDHVWGSLSAKVVMIIYDDFECPFCADYYDTVEKAKAEFGDKLAVVFRHAPLINIHAYALKAAEASECAAEQGKFWEMYGKLFADNKAGRMYDKQFKDDAKAIGLDQAKFNQCLDTGKYKDKVINEMIEAKTFNVNGTPTTFINGEIVVGANPYEDLVASDGRKIEGLKNIITRQLQK